In Elaeis guineensis isolate ETL-2024a chromosome 1, EG11, whole genome shotgun sequence, a genomic segment contains:
- the LOC105060535 gene encoding transmembrane emp24 domain-containing protein p24beta2, protein MEACSFSSLLLIFLSLLLSLWSAAGIRFVIDREECFSHSVPYEGDTVRVSFVVIKAENSWHYGDEGVDFVVKSPHGDQLHDARDKTSEKFEFIVQKKGLHRFCFTNNSPYHETIDFDIQVGHFTHFDQHAKDEHFSPLLEQIAKLEDALYNIQFEQHWLEAQTDRQALVNEGMSRRAIHKALFESAALIGASILQVFLLRRLFERKLGMSRV, encoded by the exons ATGGAAGCATGCTCTTTCAGCTCTCTACTTCTTATTTTCTTGAGCCTTCTGTTGAGTTTGTGGTCAGCTGCTGGAATTAGGTTTGTGATAGACAGGGAAGAATGTTTCTCTCATTCAGTTCCCTACGAAGGAGATACAGTTCGTGTGTCATTTGTTGTGATCAAAGCCGAAAACTCATGGCATTATGGTGATGAGGGTGTTGATTTTGTG GTGAAGAGCCCTCATGGTGATCAACTCCATGATGCTCGTGACAAGACAAGTGAAAAGTTTGAATTCATAGTCCAGAAAAAAGGTCTTCACCGTTTTTGTTTCACCAACAACTCCCCCTATCATGAAACCATCGACTTTGATATACAAGTTGGCCATTTCACACACTTTGATCAGCATGCAAAAGATG AGCATTTTTCCCCTTTGTTGGAACAAATTGCTAAGTTAGAAGATGCTCTTTACAATATACAGTTTGAGCAGCACTGGCTGGAGGCACAGACCGACCGCCAAGCACTGG TGAACGAAGGGATGAGCAGGAGGGCAATACACAAGGCACTTTTTGAATCAGCAGCGCTCATTGGAGCTAGTATTCTCCAAGTTTTCCTCCTCCGTCGCCTTTTTGAGCGGAAGCTGGGCATGTCAAGGGTTTAG